In the Clostridium cellulovorans 743B genome, CAAGGTAAATTAGATATTCAAGTTTATTTGAAGACTGATATAACAGAAGCGCAGCAAAGTAGTATTAAATCTAAAATTGAAGATATAGAAGGAATAAAAGAGATTACCTACATATCTAAAGACGAAGCTTATAAAAAAATGGAAGAGATGATGGGTAACAGTAAAGATATGTTGATAGGTCTTGAAGATGCAGATGTATTTCCAGCCTCTTTTTCTGTAAATGTTGGTAGTACAGAGCAACTTAATGAACTAAAAGATGCTGTTGCTGACATGGATGGAGTGGAATCCATTAAAGAAGGCGATGATACTGTAGGTAAGTTTGAAAGCTTTAAGAAGGTTACTATGTGGATCTTGTTAGGCTTGTCAGTTGTCTTATTTGCTGTTTCTTTATTCTTAATCGCTAATACTATAAAGCTTACGGTTTTTTCTAGAAGAAGAGAAATCGCTATAATGAAAAATATTGGAGCTACTGACTGGTTTATAAGATGGCCATTTTTAATTGAAGGAATGATACTTGGCTTTTTAGGAGATATCATTTCTGTAATAATCTTATTTGCTGGATATTCTGTTTTATACAATAAAGTATCAAGTGCTGTTTTAGCAGGAGCTTTAATAGAACCAACATATATACTAACCAATATTTTACCTATATTCACTTTATTTGGTATAGCTTTAGGAGCTGTTGCAAGTATCATATCAATGAGGAAATTCTTACACGTATAGTGTTTTTCAGAAGGTGTAAGTGTTAAAAGGACTGTCTCATGCATGTAAAATGAGACAGTTTTTCTTTTTTACGGTTTTGTTTAATAAAATCAGGTATAGGGAAGTTGATTACATGAAGAAAAAAGTTTATACATTTACAAAGGAACACACATCAATTGCAAAAGGGGTTGCAATTGTACTAATGATAATACATCACCTTTTTAGAGTTCCTGAGAGAATTCAAAATGTATCATATATATCGGTGGTGCCTTTTTGGAAGATTAATTTTGAATATTGGTTTGCTGACTTTGGAAAGATATGTGTTGCTATCTATTTTCTTTTGAGTGGATATGGTTTGTATGTAATATATACAAAAAAGCAGCAATTCACATTTAAGGATTCAATTCAAAGAGTATTTAATTTCTTAATTAATTATTGGGTTGTATTTGTTATATTCATACCAGTTGGATTAATTTGGTTTGAAAGTAACTCTAGATATCATTGGG is a window encoding:
- the ftsX gene encoding permease-like cell division protein FtsX, which produces MKNNSIKLFCNDALRSLRRNRTLTIASILTVALTLVILGCFMVISRTVDKAFVGLQGKLDIQVYLKTDITEAQQSSIKSKIEDIEGIKEITYISKDEAYKKMEEMMGNSKDMLIGLEDADVFPASFSVNVGSTEQLNELKDAVADMDGVESIKEGDDTVGKFESFKKVTMWILLGLSVVLFAVSLFLIANTIKLTVFSRRREIAIMKNIGATDWFIRWPFLIEGMILGFLGDIISVIILFAGYSVLYNKVSSAVLAGALIEPTYILTNILPIFTLFGIALGAVASIISMRKFLHV